A genomic segment from Vanacampus margaritifer isolate UIUO_Vmar chromosome 3, RoL_Vmar_1.0, whole genome shotgun sequence encodes:
- the adam28 gene encoding disintegrin and metalloproteinase domain-containing protein 28, producing MTRQLLFWIVILNTSLKISDSHAPVFEGGKDYELVRPVRLHSVRRRDTGNLRPETIKYAMTVGGRHVEMHLQNNNDLLTRDYTETFYQEDGTQVTTSPKDIDHCYYHGKIVNESDSAVSISTCDGLRGYFRTSAQKYLIEPLTGDDEGDHAVMKFNEEDHTPAVCGVTNTTWSTDFEPPTSRSRSRSAGISIVQQQKYIELFLVADNREYEKMKRDQTALRKRIFEVVNFVNMVYKPMRTFIALVGLEIWSNGDLITITPPAGANLNAFMTWRNSVLVKRKKHDNAHLISGIDFEGATVGLAYIGTLCSGHSVGVVQDHNNRAIAVGATLAHEMGHNLGMNHDDSSACFCSGDSCIMAAALSWDTPRAFSSCSSRDYEKYLSGRSPSCMLDKPDYMSLVVPSVCGNGFVEKGEQCDCGTEKECTNPCCNATTCTLSEGSQCAAGECCDDCKILPRSHECRQKQDECDLAEYCDGHSATCPEDVFNVNGFPCDDGSGFCYNGQCPKRSDQCIKLYGASASEASPYCYNQNTRGTYYAFCKRPSKDQHIPCQQEDVFCGKLFCHNGNDNPKYGRMVRFGECKAAFFADYTKDYGQVDTGTKCGDGKVCSENECVSLPIAYRNINCSAKCPGHAVCNHKSECQCEPGWLPPSCGSKDDAFSSLSSGAIAAIAVTITLVLLGIIAAIVGFVWKKRQSPMLPTAHKVRKQAAVESSAVRLNKAPVSHPPTVVPQAGRPKPKGAPPPPPTAANRPNPASHNYIGVRQALRPVPPPKV from the exons ATGACACGACAACTTCTATTCTGGATCGTCATCCTAAACACCTCACTCAAGATATCAG ACAGCCATGCTCCTGTCTTTGAGGGGGGAAAGGACTACGAGCTCGTTCGACCTGTCAGACTTCACTCTGTCAGAAGACGAGACACCGGG aacCTCAGGCCCGAGACCATTAAGTATGCAATGACGGTAGGAGGAAGACATGTTGAAATGCATTTACAAAACAACAA TGACTTGCTCACTCGAGACTACACAGAGACTTTTTACCAAGAAGATGGGACACAAGTCACCACTTCACCAAAGGATATT GATCACTGCTACTATCATGGGAAGATTGTAAATGAAAGTGACTCAGCCGTTAGCATCAGCACTTGTGACGGACTTCG gggtTATTTCAGGACATCAGCCCAGAAGTACTTGATTGAGCCCCTCACTGGTGATGACGAGGGGGATCATGCCGTGATGAAGTTCAACGAGGAGGACCACACACCCGCAGTGTGCGGTGTCACAAACACCACATGGAGCACAGATTTCGAACCCCCAACAAGCCGCAGTCGCTCCAGATCAGCG GGTATATCTATTGTTCAGCAACAGAAATACATTGAGCTCTTCCTTGTTGCTGATAACCGTGAG TATGAGAAGATGAAACGGGATCAAACAGCGCTGAGGAAGAGGATATTTGAAGTTGTCAACTTTGTCAACATG GTCTACAAGCCCATGAGGACCTTCATTGCTCTTGTTGGTCTGGAGATCTGGTCCAACGGTGACTTGATCACCATCACTCCTCCAGCGGGAGCGAATCTAAATGCTTTCATGACATGGAGAAATTCTGTGCTGgtcaagagaaaaaaacatgacaatgcACATCTTATCAG CGGGATTGACTTTGAGGGAGCAACGGTGGGACTGGCGTACATTGGGACTCTCTGTTCAGGTCATTCAGTCGGGGTAGTGCAG GACCACAATAATCGGGCCATTGCTGTGGGGGCCACACTGGCCCATGAGATGGGCCATAATCTTGGCATGAATCATGACGACTCCAGTGCTTGTTTCTGTTCTGGTGATAGCTGCATTATGGCTGCGGCCCTCAG CTGGGACACCCCTCGCGCTTTCAGTAGTTGCAGCAGCAGAGACTATGAGAAATACTTGAGCGGCCGCAGCCCGAGTTGTATGCTGGACAAGCCCGACTACATGAGCCTGGTGGTGCCTTCTGTCTGTGGAAACGGTTTTGTAGAGAAAGGAGAGCAGTGCGACTGTGGTACGGAAAAG GAGTGCACCAATCCATGCTGTAATGCTACCACTTGCACCCTTAGTGAGGGATCCCAATGTGCTGCAGGGGAATGCTGTGATGACTGCAAG ATACTTCCGCGATCCCACGAGTGTCGGCAGAAGCAGGATGAGTGCGACCTCGCTGAATACTGTGATGGACACAGCGCCACCTGTCCTGAGGATGTATTCAATGTCAACGGCTTTCCGTGCGATGACGGTTCTGGCTTTTGTTATAATGGCCAGTGTCCAAAAAGATCCGACCAGTGCATCAAATTGTATGGAGCAA GTGCTAGTGAGGCCAGTCCTTACTGCTACAACCAGAACACCAGAGGAACTTACTACGCCTTCTGCAAACGTCCCTCAAAAGATCAACACATCCCCTGCCAGCAAGA GGACGTCTTTTGTGGGAAGCTCTTCTGTCACAATGGAAACGACAACCCAAAATATGGCCGCATGGTGCGTTTTGGTGAATGCAAAGCGGCTTTTTTTGCAGACTACACCAAAGACTACGGCCAGGTGGACACCGGGACCAAATGTGGTGACGGAaag GTGTGCAGTGAGAATGAATGTGTGAGTCTTCCAATTGCCTACAGAAACATCAACTGCTCTGCAAAATGTCCTGGCCATGCG GTGTGTAATCACAAAAGTGAGTGTCAGTGCGAGCCTGGCTGGTTGCCTCCTTCCTGCGGTTCCAAGGACGACGCATTCAGCTCTCTTTCCAGTG GAGCGATTGCTGCCATCGCAGTGACAATTACATTAGTGCTTCTGGGGATTATTGCTGCCATCGTGGGCTTCGTCTGGAAAAAACGACAGAGCCCCATGTTACCAAC TGCACACAAAGTAAGGAAGCAGGCAGCAGTGGAGAGCTCTGCTGTCCGTCTTAACAAAGCGCCAGTTTCCCATCCACCCACAGTAGTGCCACAG GCTGGGAGGCCAAAACCCAAAGGAGCCCCTCCTCCACCTCCAACAGCTGCAAACAGACCAAATCCTGCAAGCCACAACTACATTGGAGTCCGCCAG GCACTAAGGCCCGTACCTCCGCCTAAGGTCTAA